In one Oncorhynchus nerka isolate Pitt River linkage group LG7, Oner_Uvic_2.0, whole genome shotgun sequence genomic region, the following are encoded:
- the LOC115131833 gene encoding sodium- and chloride-dependent taurine transporter-like isoform X1, which translates to MKEIMAQKEKLQSLKDFHKDTLKPSPGKSPGTRPEDEAEGKPIQREKWASKLDFILSVAGGFVGLGNVWRFPYLCYKNGGGAFLIPYTIFLFGGGLPVFFLEVALGQYTSEGGITCWEKLCPIFTGIGYASIVIVSLLNIYYIVILAWGLYYLFQCFQPELPWAKCNQPWNTARCVEDTFRKNKTLMLAANITNFTSPVTEFWERNVLSISSGIDDIGPLKWDLALCLLAVWIVCFFCIWKGVKSTGKVVYITATFPFIMLIVLLVRGVTLPGASEGIKFYLYPNMTRLQDPEVWIDAGTQIFFSYAICLGAMTSLGSYNKYKYNCYRDCLLLGGLNSGTSFVSGFAIFSVLGFMAQEQGVDIADVAESGPGLAFIAYPKAVSMMPMPTFWAILFFIMLLLLGLDSQFVEVEGQITSLVDLYPSVLRIGYRREIFIAVMCCISYLLGLTMVTKGGMYVFQLFDYYAASGVCLLWVAFFECIAVAWIYGADHFYDAIEDMIGYRPNPWMKWSWTFITPVLCAGCFIFSLVKYKPLTYNKVYEYPDWSIGLGWSLALASMICIPMVMVIKILQSDGPLIERIKAVAAPVKGGASSRPKEYSVKGSELTQPLNPNGDNILIKPTHTIVETMM; encoded by the exons ATGAAGGAAAT AATGGCACAGAAAGAGAAGCTACAAAGTTTGAAAGATTTCCACAAGGACACACTGAAGCCTTCGCCAGGGAAGAGCCCAGGCACTCGACCGGAGGATGAGGCAGAGGGCAAGCCCATCCAGAGGGAGAAGTGGGCCAGCAAGTTAGACTTTATCTTGTCCGTGGCCGGAGGCTTTGTCGGTTTAGGGAACGTGTGGCGCTTCCCGTACCTCTGCTATAAGAATGGTGGAG GTGCGTTTCTCATCCCCTACACCATCTTCCTGTTTGGTGGAGGCCTGCCGGTGTTCTTCCTGGAGGTGGCTCTGGGCCAGTATacctctgagggaggcatcaccTGCTGGGAAAAACTCTGCCCCATCTTCACCG GTATTGGCTACGCCTCCATTGTGATCGTCTCTCTCCTGAACATCTACTACATAGTGATTCTAGCCTGGGGACTCTACTACCTATTCCAGTGCTTTCAGccggagctgccatgggccaaaTGCAATCAGCCATGGAACACAGCCCGGTGTGTGGAGGACACATTCCGCAAGAACAAGACCCTGATGCTTGCTGCCAACATCACCAACTTCACCTCCCCCGTCACTGAGTTCTGGGA aCGCAACGTGCTGAGCATCTCTTCTGGGATCGACGACATCGGCCCCCTGAAGTGGGACCTAGCCCTATGTCTCCTGGCAGTATGGATTGTCTGCTTTTTCTGCATCTGGAAGGGAGTCAAGTCCACTGGGAAG GTGGTGTATATCACAGCAACTTTCCCTTTCATCATGCTTATCGTGCTGCTGGTGCGTGGAGTGACTCTGCCAGGGGCATCCGAAGGGATCAAATTCTATCTCTACCCCAACATGACCCGCCTACAGGACCCAGAG GTGTGGATCGACGCGGGAACCCAGATATTCTTCTCTTACGCCATCTGTCTGGGGGCTATGACGTCACTGGGGAGCTACAACAAGTACAAATACAACTGCTACAG GGACTGTTTGCTGCTGGGAGGCCTGAACAGCGGTACCAGTTTTGTGTCTGGCTTCGCAATATTTTCCGTCCTGGGCTTCATGGCACAAGAGCAAGGGGTGGACATTGCCGATGTGGCAGAGTCAG GTCCTGGCCTGGCCTTCATTGCTTACCCTAAGGCTGTGTCCATGATGCCCATGCCCACGTTCTGGGCCATCCTATTCTTCATCATGCTTCTGCTACTAGGCCTCGACAGTCAG TTTGTGGAAGTGGAAGGACAGATCACCTCCCTGGTGGATCTGTATCCATCCGTCCTAAGGATTGGTTACCGCCGTGAGATCTTTATAGCTGTGATGTGTTGCATAAGCTATCTTCTGGGACTCACCATGGTAACAAAA GGTGGCATGTATGTGTTTCAGCTCTTTGATTACTATGCAGCCAGTGGTGTGTGCCTTTTGTGGGTTGCATTCTTTGAATGTATTGCCGTAGCCTGGATTTATG GTGCTGATCATTTCTATGATGCAATTGAAGACATGATTGGCTACCGACCTAACCCGTGGATGAAATGGAGCTGGACATTTATCACTCCCGTCCTCTGTGCG GGTTGCTTTATCTTCTCTTTGGTGAAGTACAAGCCCCTGACCTATAACAAGGTGTATGAGTACCCAGACTGGTCTATTGGCCTGGGCTGGTCTCTGGCCCTCGCCTCCATGATCTGCATCCCCATGGTAATGGTCATCAAGATCCTCCAGTCCGACGGACCGCTTATAGAG AGGATTAAGGCAGTGGCGGCCCCAGTAAAGGGAGGTGCGAGTTCTCGCCCCAAAGAGTACAGCGTGAAGGGCAGCGAGCTTACCCAGCCTCTGAACCCCAATGGGGACAACATCCTGATCAAGCCCACCCACACCATTGTAGAAACAATGATGTGA
- the LOC115131833 gene encoding sodium- and chloride-dependent taurine transporter-like isoform X2 — protein MAQKEKLQSLKDFHKDTLKPSPGKSPGTRPEDEAEGKPIQREKWASKLDFILSVAGGFVGLGNVWRFPYLCYKNGGGAFLIPYTIFLFGGGLPVFFLEVALGQYTSEGGITCWEKLCPIFTGIGYASIVIVSLLNIYYIVILAWGLYYLFQCFQPELPWAKCNQPWNTARCVEDTFRKNKTLMLAANITNFTSPVTEFWERNVLSISSGIDDIGPLKWDLALCLLAVWIVCFFCIWKGVKSTGKVVYITATFPFIMLIVLLVRGVTLPGASEGIKFYLYPNMTRLQDPEVWIDAGTQIFFSYAICLGAMTSLGSYNKYKYNCYRDCLLLGGLNSGTSFVSGFAIFSVLGFMAQEQGVDIADVAESGPGLAFIAYPKAVSMMPMPTFWAILFFIMLLLLGLDSQFVEVEGQITSLVDLYPSVLRIGYRREIFIAVMCCISYLLGLTMVTKGGMYVFQLFDYYAASGVCLLWVAFFECIAVAWIYGADHFYDAIEDMIGYRPNPWMKWSWTFITPVLCAGCFIFSLVKYKPLTYNKVYEYPDWSIGLGWSLALASMICIPMVMVIKILQSDGPLIERIKAVAAPVKGGASSRPKEYSVKGSELTQPLNPNGDNILIKPTHTIVETMM, from the exons ATGGCACAGAAAGAGAAGCTACAAAGTTTGAAAGATTTCCACAAGGACACACTGAAGCCTTCGCCAGGGAAGAGCCCAGGCACTCGACCGGAGGATGAGGCAGAGGGCAAGCCCATCCAGAGGGAGAAGTGGGCCAGCAAGTTAGACTTTATCTTGTCCGTGGCCGGAGGCTTTGTCGGTTTAGGGAACGTGTGGCGCTTCCCGTACCTCTGCTATAAGAATGGTGGAG GTGCGTTTCTCATCCCCTACACCATCTTCCTGTTTGGTGGAGGCCTGCCGGTGTTCTTCCTGGAGGTGGCTCTGGGCCAGTATacctctgagggaggcatcaccTGCTGGGAAAAACTCTGCCCCATCTTCACCG GTATTGGCTACGCCTCCATTGTGATCGTCTCTCTCCTGAACATCTACTACATAGTGATTCTAGCCTGGGGACTCTACTACCTATTCCAGTGCTTTCAGccggagctgccatgggccaaaTGCAATCAGCCATGGAACACAGCCCGGTGTGTGGAGGACACATTCCGCAAGAACAAGACCCTGATGCTTGCTGCCAACATCACCAACTTCACCTCCCCCGTCACTGAGTTCTGGGA aCGCAACGTGCTGAGCATCTCTTCTGGGATCGACGACATCGGCCCCCTGAAGTGGGACCTAGCCCTATGTCTCCTGGCAGTATGGATTGTCTGCTTTTTCTGCATCTGGAAGGGAGTCAAGTCCACTGGGAAG GTGGTGTATATCACAGCAACTTTCCCTTTCATCATGCTTATCGTGCTGCTGGTGCGTGGAGTGACTCTGCCAGGGGCATCCGAAGGGATCAAATTCTATCTCTACCCCAACATGACCCGCCTACAGGACCCAGAG GTGTGGATCGACGCGGGAACCCAGATATTCTTCTCTTACGCCATCTGTCTGGGGGCTATGACGTCACTGGGGAGCTACAACAAGTACAAATACAACTGCTACAG GGACTGTTTGCTGCTGGGAGGCCTGAACAGCGGTACCAGTTTTGTGTCTGGCTTCGCAATATTTTCCGTCCTGGGCTTCATGGCACAAGAGCAAGGGGTGGACATTGCCGATGTGGCAGAGTCAG GTCCTGGCCTGGCCTTCATTGCTTACCCTAAGGCTGTGTCCATGATGCCCATGCCCACGTTCTGGGCCATCCTATTCTTCATCATGCTTCTGCTACTAGGCCTCGACAGTCAG TTTGTGGAAGTGGAAGGACAGATCACCTCCCTGGTGGATCTGTATCCATCCGTCCTAAGGATTGGTTACCGCCGTGAGATCTTTATAGCTGTGATGTGTTGCATAAGCTATCTTCTGGGACTCACCATGGTAACAAAA GGTGGCATGTATGTGTTTCAGCTCTTTGATTACTATGCAGCCAGTGGTGTGTGCCTTTTGTGGGTTGCATTCTTTGAATGTATTGCCGTAGCCTGGATTTATG GTGCTGATCATTTCTATGATGCAATTGAAGACATGATTGGCTACCGACCTAACCCGTGGATGAAATGGAGCTGGACATTTATCACTCCCGTCCTCTGTGCG GGTTGCTTTATCTTCTCTTTGGTGAAGTACAAGCCCCTGACCTATAACAAGGTGTATGAGTACCCAGACTGGTCTATTGGCCTGGGCTGGTCTCTGGCCCTCGCCTCCATGATCTGCATCCCCATGGTAATGGTCATCAAGATCCTCCAGTCCGACGGACCGCTTATAGAG AGGATTAAGGCAGTGGCGGCCCCAGTAAAGGGAGGTGCGAGTTCTCGCCCCAAAGAGTACAGCGTGAAGGGCAGCGAGCTTACCCAGCCTCTGAACCCCAATGGGGACAACATCCTGATCAAGCCCACCCACACCATTGTAGAAACAATGATGTGA